In Armatimonadota bacterium, one genomic interval encodes:
- a CDS encoding twin-arginine translocase TatA/TatE family subunit, translated as MLPNVGFPEMILILAIALLVFGPQRLAGMGAALGRAIREFRRTLEAPEEEPPSPPDEPPAGPS; from the coding sequence ATGCTGCCGAACGTGGGTTTTCCCGAGATGATCCTGATTCTGGCCATCGCCCTGCTGGTCTTCGGTCCGCAGCGTCTGGCCGGCATGGGCGCGGCCCTGGGCCGGGCGATCCGCGAGTTCCGCCGCACGCTGGAAGCGCCCGAGGAGGAGCCCCCATCGCCCCCCGACGAGCCCCCTGCGGGGCCGTCCTGA
- a CDS encoding phage holin family protein yields the protein MSEVGRESTSAILRRLAGNVAALLQTYALLTGAEARASIRDVMSGILLLAVAGLLAVVALGLAVVTAVLLLSLVLQPWEAAAVVFASSGMVMVLCAGIGLARLRRRRLRKVVDAFKEDLRWLRRQLLESD from the coding sequence GTGAGCGAGGTCGGGCGCGAATCCACCTCGGCCATCCTGCGCCGGCTGGCGGGAAACGTCGCCGCCCTGCTGCAGACCTACGCGCTCCTGACCGGCGCGGAGGCGCGCGCCTCCATCCGGGACGTCATGAGTGGCATCCTCCTGCTGGCCGTCGCAGGGCTGCTGGCTGTTGTGGCGCTGGGGTTGGCCGTGGTCACGGCAGTGCTGCTGCTCTCGCTGGTCCTGCAGCCCTGGGAGGCGGCCGCCGTGGTCTTCGCCTCCAGCGGAATGGTGATGGTGCTGTGCGCGGGGATCGGCCTGGCCCGCCTGCGGCGGCGGCGCCTGCGGAAGGTGGTGGACGCGTTCAAGGAGGACCTGCGGTGGCTGCGTCGCCAGCTCCTGGAGAGCGACTGA
- a CDS encoding twin-arginine translocase TatA/TatE family subunit, which produces MPNVGLPELLIIFLILLLLFGANRLTGIGQALGRTIREFRKEVRDVEEDVRGEGRPKTSA; this is translated from the coding sequence ATGCCCAACGTCGGACTGCCCGAGCTGCTCATAATCTTCCTCATCCTCCTCCTCCTCTTTGGGGCGAACCGCCTGACCGGCATCGGCCAGGCGCTGGGACGCACCATCCGGGAGTTCCGCAAGGAAGTGCGCGACGTGGAGGAGGACGTGCGCGGCGAGGGGCGTCCCAAGACCTCTGCCTGA
- the tatC gene encoding twin-arginine translocase subunit TatC, with protein MAVDRPMTIVEHLEELRRRLLMAIVSLAAATALCWFFADPLLSLLIRPVTASSGRGVIFVGVTEAFFVRLKLALLAGVFLSLPVILYQVWAFVAVGLTPVERRYALWLLPPALVLFVGGALFALLAIVPVGVRFLLSYQVPGVLEPMISVGAYVSFLTAFMLAFGAVFELPIVLIFLAKLGVITPAQLAGGRRYALVAIVVLAAVLTPGGDVFSQLLMAVPAYLLYEASVWIARLVAPSPAAMQQVEGR; from the coding sequence ATGGCCGTCGACCGGCCGATGACCATCGTGGAGCACCTGGAGGAGCTGCGGCGGCGGCTCCTGATGGCCATCGTGTCCCTGGCGGCGGCCACAGCGTTGTGCTGGTTCTTCGCCGACCCGCTCCTTTCGCTGCTCATCAGGCCGGTGACGGCATCGAGCGGGCGGGGAGTAATCTTCGTCGGGGTGACGGAGGCCTTCTTCGTCCGCTTGAAGCTGGCCCTCCTGGCGGGAGTCTTCCTCAGCCTTCCGGTAATCCTGTACCAGGTGTGGGCTTTCGTCGCCGTGGGGCTGACCCCTGTGGAACGCCGGTACGCGTTGTGGCTGCTGCCCCCGGCTTTGGTCCTCTTTGTCGGCGGCGCCCTCTTCGCCCTGCTGGCCATCGTTCCCGTGGGCGTCCGTTTCCTCCTCTCCTATCAGGTGCCCGGGGTGCTGGAACCCATGATCAGCGTGGGGGCCTATGTCTCCTTTCTCACCGCCTTCATGCTGGCCTTCGGCGCCGTCTTCGAGCTGCCCATCGTCCTCATTTTCCTGGCCAAGCTGGGCGTGATCACGCCGGCGCAACTGGCCGGCGGGCGGCGCTATGCCCTGGTGGCCATCGTCGTCCTGGCCGCCGTGCTCACGCCTGGAGGTGATGTCTTCTCCCAGCTGCTCATGGCCGTGCCCGCCTACCTGCTGTACGAGGCCTCGGTGTGGATAGCCCGTCTGGTCGCCCCCTCCCCCGCAGCGATGCAGCAGGTTGAGGGGCGCTAG
- a CDS encoding DUF4321 domain-containing protein — translation MARRRTRSPWWVLLFIVFVGGVLGSVISEALAAYPSLGFLTREVRLALADPPFTVDLRLLTVTFGLTIRLNLAMVGGVFLAVWLFRLMV, via the coding sequence ATGGCCCGCCGCCGCACCCGAAGCCCGTGGTGGGTCCTCCTTTTCATAGTGTTTGTCGGCGGGGTGCTGGGCAGCGTCATCTCCGAGGCGCTGGCCGCCTATCCGTCGCTGGGGTTCCTCACCCGGGAAGTACGTCTGGCCCTGGCCGACCCGCCGTTCACCGTCGACCTGCGCCTGCTCACGGTGACCTTCGGGCTGACCATCCGCCTGAACCTGGCCATGGTGGGCGGTGTCTTCCTGGCCGTCTGGCTCTTCCGCCTTATGGTCTGA
- the radC gene encoding DNA repair protein RadC — MEVSGSPRNAVLRGAPARPKVTALPSEARPRERLHLVGPQALGTTELLAIVLGTGTRGRGVLPLAEHLLSAFGSLQDLSQARLEEIDRVQGVGPAKAAALVAAFELGRRAHGPAPASRYAIRTPADAARLLLPLMRYLDREHFRTVLLNTRHEVMAIVEVAVGSLDSAPIHPREVFKEAVRRSAAALILAHNHPSGNPEPSGDDLAITERLRAAGRIVGIDVLDHLITGNGSVVSLRERGAL; from the coding sequence GTGGAGGTGTCCGGCAGCCCGCGGAACGCTGTGCTTCGCGGGGCTCCCGCCCGTCCCAAGGTCACGGCTCTGCCCAGTGAGGCGCGGCCGCGGGAGCGGTTACACCTGGTCGGTCCCCAGGCCCTGGGGACAACAGAGCTGCTGGCCATCGTCCTCGGCACCGGAACCCGCGGCCGCGGGGTCCTGCCCCTGGCCGAGCACCTGCTGTCCGCCTTTGGCTCGCTGCAGGATCTCAGCCAGGCCCGCCTGGAGGAGATCGACCGGGTGCAGGGGGTTGGTCCGGCCAAGGCGGCCGCCCTGGTGGCCGCCTTCGAGCTGGGGCGGCGGGCCCACGGCCCGGCCCCGGCCTCCCGCTACGCCATCCGCACACCCGCCGACGCCGCCCGTCTGCTCCTGCCGCTGATGCGCTACCTGGACCGGGAGCACTTTCGGACGGTGCTGCTGAACACACGGCACGAGGTCATGGCCATCGTGGAGGTGGCGGTGGGCAGCCTGGACAGCGCGCCCATCCACCCGCGGGAAGTCTTCAAGGAGGCGGTGCGCCGCAGTGCCGCCGCCCTGATCCTGGCGCACAACCACCCCTCCGGCAATCCTGAGCCCAGCGGTGACGACCTGGCCATCACCGAGCGCCTGCGCGCTGCGGGGCGGATCGTGGGCATCGATGTCCTGGACCACCTCATCACCGGGAATGGCAGTGTTGTCAGTCTGCGCGAGCGAGGCGCGCTCTAG
- a CDS encoding rod shape-determining protein — MFDWLVGRLSRDMGVDLGTANTLVYIRREGVVLREPSVVAKSTEDGHILAVGEEAKRMLGRTPGHITAMRPLRDGVIADFDTTAAMLAYFIKKGMRTRALFRPRVVVGIPSGVTEVEKRAVVDATMQAGAREAYLIEEPMAAAIGAGLPVSEPVGSMIVDIGGGTTEVAVIALGGIVTSRSIRVAGDEMDEAIIQYARRAYNLLIGERSAEEIKIAIGSAYPLDHEEQVVDVRGRDLLSGLPRTVRMTSTEIREAMAEPIQAIVEAVKQTLERTPPELAADIVDRGIVLTGGGALLRGMDRLLAEETGMPVTLTDDPLSDVALGTGRALEEIETLRKILIAPKRG; from the coding sequence GTGTTTGACTGGCTGGTCGGACGGCTGTCACGCGATATGGGGGTGGATCTGGGGACGGCCAACACCCTGGTCTACATCCGCCGTGAGGGGGTTGTGCTCCGCGAGCCCTCCGTGGTGGCAAAGAGCACCGAGGACGGGCACATCCTGGCGGTGGGGGAAGAGGCCAAGCGGATGCTCGGCCGCACCCCGGGCCACATCACGGCCATGCGGCCGCTGCGCGACGGGGTCATCGCCGACTTCGACACCACGGCGGCGATGCTGGCCTACTTCATCAAGAAGGGCATGCGTACGCGGGCCCTCTTCCGGCCGCGGGTGGTCGTTGGCATCCCCTCGGGCGTCACGGAGGTGGAGAAGCGGGCCGTGGTGGACGCCACCATGCAGGCCGGGGCGCGGGAGGCCTACCTGATCGAGGAGCCCATGGCCGCCGCCATCGGCGCCGGGCTGCCGGTCTCCGAGCCGGTGGGGAGCATGATCGTGGACATCGGCGGCGGCACCACGGAGGTGGCGGTCATCGCCCTGGGGGGGATTGTCACCAGTCGCTCCATCCGCGTCGCCGGCGACGAGATGGACGAGGCCATCATCCAGTACGCGAGGCGTGCCTACAACCTGCTGATCGGGGAGCGCTCCGCGGAGGAGATCAAGATCGCCATCGGCTCGGCCTATCCCCTGGACCACGAGGAACAGGTAGTGGACGTCCGGGGGCGGGACCTGCTCTCCGGGCTGCCCCGGACGGTGCGCATGACCAGCACCGAGATCCGCGAGGCCATGGCCGAGCCCATCCAGGCCATCGTCGAGGCGGTCAAGCAGACCCTGGAGCGGACTCCGCCGGAGCTGGCAGCCGACATCGTGGACCGTGGCATCGTGCTCACCGGCGGCGGCGCGCTCCTCCGCGGGATGGACCGCCTGCTGGCCGAGGAGACGGGGATGCCGGTGACCCTGACCGACGACCCGCTGTCCGACGTCGCCCTGGGGACGGGGCGGGCGCTGGAGGAGATCGAAACGCTACGCAAGATCCTCATCGCCCCCAAGCGCGGGTGA
- the mreC gene encoding rod shape-determining protein MreC, giving the protein MSGRHATFLFLVLVLAVLVLLTGQVRGEDRRHLGPLGSGVLVALAPLQTVMARAADSLSRGWQVYTEIGRLRMENARLREEVQRLTREVSRLRETAQAAQRLEALLAFKEQVPYRVLAARVIGRDPASWFATIVVDRGSNEGVARGSPVVTAEGAVGRVMETTPFTARVLLLSDPRSAVGVILQDSREVGVVEGNGQGDLLIKYLSRATAVRPGDVVITSGQGGVFPRGLVVGRLQTIRPAEGGAVFREGTVRPAVDLSRLEEVLVLLPEGSPRH; this is encoded by the coding sequence ATGAGCGGACGGCACGCCACCTTCCTCTTCCTGGTGTTGGTGCTGGCGGTCCTGGTGCTGCTCACCGGCCAGGTGCGGGGGGAGGACCGCCGCCACCTGGGGCCTCTGGGGAGTGGCGTCCTCGTCGCGCTGGCCCCGCTGCAGACCGTCATGGCTCGGGCCGCTGACTCCCTCTCCCGCGGCTGGCAGGTGTACACGGAGATCGGACGGCTGCGCATGGAGAACGCGCGGCTGCGCGAAGAGGTGCAGCGGCTCACCCGTGAGGTCTCCCGCCTGCGCGAGACCGCCCAGGCAGCGCAGAGATTGGAGGCGCTCCTGGCGTTTAAGGAACAGGTTCCTTACCGCGTGCTGGCCGCCCGGGTGATTGGTCGGGATCCGGCCTCCTGGTTCGCCACCATCGTGGTAGACCGGGGGAGCAATGAGGGTGTGGCGCGCGGTAGCCCGGTGGTCACCGCGGAGGGAGCGGTGGGCCGGGTGATGGAGACCACGCCCTTCACCGCCAGGGTCCTGCTGTTGTCCGATCCCCGCAGCGCCGTGGGCGTGATTCTGCAGGATTCCCGGGAAGTAGGGGTGGTGGAGGGAAACGGCCAGGGGGACCTGCTGATCAAGTACCTTTCGCGCGCCACCGCCGTGCGGCCGGGAGACGTGGTTATCACTTCCGGGCAGGGAGGCGTCTTCCCCCGCGGACTGGTGGTGGGGCGGCTGCAGACCATCCGCCCGGCGGAAGGGGGGGCAGTCTTCCGTGAAGGGACGGTGCGCCCGGCTGTCGACCTGAGCCGCCTGGAAGAGGTACTGGTGTTGCTGCCGGAAGGGAGTCCGCGCCACTGA
- the mrdA gene encoding penicillin-binding protein 2, with product MPSERTSRRLAAFTVISVLLFALLLGRLWQMQVLQGHRFRQLSEENRLRDLRLPAPRGILYDRRGRPLVTNRAAFTVSLLPMELRSPQQVLPRLAAILEVTPAEIQQRLQQARRRPFEPVRLLRDAPKRVVAMVEENRLDLPGVIIEVEPVRHYLYGSLAAHALGHLGEIDAAELASPAWEGYRMGDLIGKAGVERSYDRELRGHDGRLRVEVDARGRALGILGRDPAHPGRSLVLTIDLDIQKAAEAALGEMVGAVVVLDARNGEVLAMASHPTFDPNAFAAGISPQAWARLAADRSLPLLSRAVDSTYEPGSVFKVVTAAAALARGTATRATRVTCNGTFRLGGWVFRDLKAHGTVNFIEGVAQSCNVFFWTLGTRTGGEAMAEMARALGLGERTGIDLPSESPGLIPDSHWKQRTQGEPWYPGDNANMAIGQGWVNVTPLQVARMIAAIGNGGTLVRPHLVRQVLDADGRPSRSLTVPPAGRVAFRPDVLATLQEALAAVVQRGTGRGVAIPGLSVAGKTGSAENPRGRPHAWFAAYAPAENPRVAVAVLVEHGRRGGLVAAPVARAVLQAAFGISGVPQARGGPP from the coding sequence ATGCCCTCTGAGCGCACCTCCAGGCGGCTGGCGGCCTTTACCGTCATCAGCGTGCTGCTCTTCGCCCTGCTGCTGGGGCGCCTGTGGCAGATGCAGGTGCTGCAGGGGCATCGCTTCCGGCAGCTCTCCGAGGAGAACCGGCTGCGCGACCTCCGGCTGCCCGCGCCCCGCGGCATCCTGTATGATCGCAGAGGCCGACCGCTGGTCACCAACCGCGCCGCCTTCACCGTTTCCCTGTTGCCCATGGAGCTGCGCAGTCCGCAGCAGGTGCTACCGCGTCTGGCGGCGATACTGGAGGTGACCCCCGCAGAGATCCAGCAGCGTCTGCAGCAGGCCCGGCGCCGCCCCTTCGAGCCGGTGCGGCTGCTGCGGGACGCCCCCAAGCGAGTCGTGGCTATGGTGGAGGAGAACCGTCTTGACCTTCCCGGGGTGATCATCGAGGTGGAGCCGGTGCGGCATTACCTGTACGGGTCGCTGGCCGCCCACGCGCTGGGCCACCTGGGGGAGATCGACGCGGCGGAGCTGGCCAGCCCGGCGTGGGAAGGCTACCGCATGGGCGACCTCATCGGGAAGGCGGGCGTGGAGCGGTCCTACGACCGCGAGCTCCGCGGCCACGACGGCCGGCTGCGTGTGGAGGTGGACGCACGGGGGCGGGCGCTGGGCATCCTGGGGCGCGACCCCGCTCATCCCGGGCGGTCGCTGGTCCTGACCATCGACCTGGACATCCAGAAGGCCGCCGAGGCCGCCCTGGGGGAGATGGTCGGAGCCGTGGTCGTCTTGGACGCCCGCAACGGGGAGGTCCTGGCCATGGCCAGCCACCCGACGTTTGATCCCAACGCTTTTGCCGCTGGGATCTCTCCGCAGGCCTGGGCCCGCCTGGCCGCGGACCGCAGCCTGCCCCTGCTCAGCCGCGCGGTGGACAGTACCTACGAGCCGGGGTCGGTCTTCAAGGTGGTCACCGCCGCGGCGGCCCTGGCGCGGGGCACGGCCACCCGCGCCACCCGCGTGACCTGCAACGGGACCTTCCGCCTGGGCGGATGGGTCTTCCGCGACCTGAAGGCGCACGGCACCGTGAACTTCATCGAGGGCGTCGCCCAGTCGTGCAACGTCTTCTTCTGGACCCTGGGCACGCGCACCGGAGGCGAGGCCATGGCGGAGATGGCCCGGGCGCTGGGCCTGGGGGAGCGCACCGGGATCGACCTGCCCTCCGAGAGCCCCGGCCTAATTCCCGACAGCCACTGGAAGCAGCGGACGCAGGGCGAGCCCTGGTACCCGGGGGACAACGCCAACATGGCCATCGGGCAGGGCTGGGTGAACGTCACCCCGCTGCAGGTGGCACGGATGATCGCCGCCATCGGCAATGGGGGAACGCTGGTCCGGCCGCACCTGGTGCGCCAGGTGCTGGATGCGGACGGCAGGCCGTCCCGCAGCCTCACCGTGCCGCCGGCGGGCCGCGTGGCCTTTCGCCCTGATGTGCTGGCCACGCTGCAGGAGGCGCTGGCGGCGGTGGTGCAGCGGGGCACCGGCCGGGGCGTGGCGATTCCGGGGCTGTCCGTCGCCGGCAAGACCGGCAGCGCGGAGAACCCCCGCGGGCGGCCCCACGCCTGGTTTGCGGCCTACGCCCCGGCGGAGAACCCGCGGGTTGCCGTGGCCGTGCTGGTAGAGCACGGCAGGCGCGGTGGACTGGTGGCCGCGCCCGTGGCCAGGGCGGTGTTGCAGGCCGCCTTCGGGATAAGCGGGGTGCCCCAGGCGAGGGGAGGCCCGCCGTGA
- the rodA gene encoding rod shape-determining protein RodA: MRRVLRALDMPLLVTTGLLVAFGLVALASAAVPLGGPWAYVRTRLLHLAFALGAMVAAALVDYRRLAGYSRWLYAAMLVLLVAVLLLGVTRLGAQRWIPLGPLGGFQPSELAKIVLVLSLARSLSTQPLPSTLSDLLAPLAHVGIPMVLIFRQPDMGSAMVLGAILLGMLFLAGVRLRLLVGLGGLGLMGAPFLWSALRDYQRQRLLVFLDPGIDPLGAGYALNQAKIAVGSGQIWGKGVFAGTQNLLRFIPEQHTDFIFTVIGEEMGFVGGVLLLLLFLIWIWRALQIAYTAADRLGMLVAGGIAVMTVFHVFVNIGMTVGLMPITGIPLPFISYGGSSLLTMGVATGLLLGIGARRRKILL, from the coding sequence GTGAGGCGGGTGCTGCGCGCCCTGGACATGCCGCTGCTGGTGACCACCGGGCTGCTGGTCGCCTTTGGACTGGTAGCCCTGGCCAGCGCCGCCGTCCCCCTGGGCGGGCCCTGGGCCTACGTGCGCACGCGCCTGCTCCACCTGGCCTTCGCCCTGGGGGCGATGGTGGCCGCGGCCCTGGTGGACTACCGCCGTCTGGCCGGATATTCCCGGTGGCTCTATGCGGCCATGCTGGTCCTGCTGGTGGCGGTGCTGCTTTTGGGGGTCACCCGGCTGGGCGCGCAGCGCTGGATCCCGCTGGGACCCCTCGGTGGCTTTCAACCGTCGGAGCTGGCAAAGATTGTGCTCGTCCTGAGCCTGGCGCGGTCCCTGAGCACGCAGCCGCTCCCGTCCACCCTGTCCGATCTGCTGGCTCCCCTGGCCCATGTGGGGATCCCCATGGTCCTGATCTTCCGGCAGCCGGACATGGGCAGCGCCATGGTTCTGGGGGCCATCCTGCTGGGGATGCTCTTCCTGGCCGGAGTCCGGCTGAGGCTGCTGGTCGGCCTGGGAGGGCTGGGCCTGATGGGCGCACCCTTCCTCTGGTCGGCCCTGCGCGACTATCAGCGTCAGCGCCTGCTGGTCTTCCTCGACCCGGGGATCGACCCGCTGGGCGCGGGCTATGCCCTCAACCAGGCCAAGATCGCGGTGGGCTCGGGGCAGATCTGGGGAAAGGGGGTGTTTGCCGGCACGCAGAACCTGCTGCGGTTTATCCCCGAGCAGCACACCGACTTCATCTTCACCGTCATCGGGGAGGAGATGGGATTCGTCGGCGGAGTCCTTCTCCTGCTGCTCTTCCTGATCTGGATCTGGCGCGCACTGCAGATTGCTTACACCGCCGCGGACCGGCTGGGGATGCTGGTCGCCGGCGGCATCGCCGTCATGACCGTCTTCCACGTCTTCGTGAACATCGGGATGACGGTGGGGCTGATGCCGATCACGGGCATTCCGCTTCCCTTCATCAGCTACGGCGGCAGCTCCCTGCTCACCATGGGCGTGGCCACGGGGCTGCTGCTCGGCATCGGGGCGCGGCGGAGAAAGATTCTCTTGTGA
- a CDS encoding Rne/Rng family ribonuclease, translated as MGREIFANVEPYETRVAVTEDGTLVNIFVERGEPLAGNIYKGKVVNVLPGMEAAFVDIGLERNAFLHVADIRSQRLAGEELDESFGRGAIADRLRPGQEILVQVTKEPMGSKGARVTTYIALPAHYLVLMPTVNYVGVSRRIEAEAERKRLRQIAEAIKPEKMGVIVRTAAEGVSEKELKADVDFLLSVWNRVTERARNGRAPVLIYQDVRLIRRVVRDLLTEDVQRFVVDSPEEYGRILDLLSSFAPALKSRVVLYKGEEPIFEHFGVEKELERALRRKVWLRSGGYIVIDRTEALTVIDVNTGKYVGKTDLASTIFKTNLEAVEEIVRQIVLRDIGGIILVDFIDMENERHRKRVLQALEEAVRRDRAKIHIIDLTQLGLVEITRKRVHQDLEEVMRIPCPYCEGRGRVLSPETMSLRARREVRRLARTSRARALLVEVHPQVHALLARDGDAWLHQLEESSGKRILLRPRDGLHLERITVTEAAEAAALEREEALVGAGRRTQLRWLEEEPEEAVELAEEEEEEYGHAALVGASSSGGILARLRQLFAVRRS; from the coding sequence ATGGGACGCGAGATCTTTGCCAACGTTGAGCCCTACGAGACTCGGGTGGCCGTCACCGAGGACGGCACCCTGGTGAATATCTTCGTGGAGCGGGGCGAGCCCCTCGCCGGCAACATCTATAAGGGCAAGGTGGTGAACGTCCTCCCGGGCATGGAGGCCGCGTTTGTGGACATCGGCCTGGAGCGCAACGCCTTCCTGCACGTGGCCGACATCCGCAGCCAGCGGTTGGCCGGCGAGGAGCTGGACGAGTCCTTCGGGCGGGGGGCCATCGCCGACCGCCTCCGCCCCGGCCAGGAGATCCTGGTGCAGGTCACCAAGGAGCCCATGGGCAGCAAGGGGGCGCGGGTGACCACCTACATCGCCCTGCCAGCCCACTACCTGGTGCTGATGCCCACCGTGAACTACGTGGGCGTCTCCCGGCGCATCGAGGCGGAGGCAGAGCGCAAGCGCCTGCGCCAGATCGCCGAGGCCATCAAGCCGGAGAAGATGGGGGTGATCGTGCGCACCGCCGCCGAGGGGGTCAGCGAGAAGGAGCTGAAGGCGGACGTGGACTTCCTTCTCTCGGTGTGGAACCGGGTGACGGAGCGCGCGCGCAACGGGCGGGCGCCGGTCCTGATCTACCAGGACGTGCGCCTCATCCGCCGCGTGGTGCGCGACCTGCTCACCGAAGACGTGCAGCGGTTTGTCGTCGACTCCCCGGAGGAGTACGGTCGCATCCTGGATCTCCTCTCCTCCTTTGCCCCGGCGCTGAAGTCCCGGGTCGTCCTGTACAAGGGGGAGGAGCCCATTTTCGAGCACTTCGGCGTGGAGAAAGAGCTGGAGCGCGCGCTGCGGCGCAAGGTCTGGCTGCGCTCGGGCGGGTACATCGTCATCGACCGCACCGAGGCGCTCACCGTGATCGACGTGAACACGGGCAAGTACGTGGGCAAGACCGACCTGGCCAGCACCATCTTCAAGACCAACCTGGAGGCGGTGGAGGAGATCGTCCGCCAGATCGTCCTGCGCGACATCGGGGGGATCATCCTGGTGGACTTCATCGACATGGAGAACGAGCGGCACCGCAAGCGGGTGCTGCAGGCGCTGGAGGAGGCGGTGCGGCGGGACCGCGCCAAGATCCACATTATCGACCTGACCCAGCTGGGGCTGGTGGAGATCACCCGCAAGCGGGTGCACCAGGATCTGGAAGAGGTGATGCGCATCCCCTGTCCCTACTGCGAGGGGCGGGGACGGGTACTCAGCCCGGAGACCATGAGCCTGCGGGCCCGGCGGGAGGTGCGGCGGCTGGCGCGGACCAGCCGGGCGCGGGCCCTGCTGGTGGAGGTCCACCCGCAGGTGCATGCGCTGCTGGCGAGAGACGGCGACGCCTGGCTGCACCAGCTGGAGGAGAGCAGCGGCAAGCGCATCCTCCTGCGGCCGCGGGACGGGCTGCACCTGGAACGGATCACCGTCACAGAGGCGGCCGAGGCGGCGGCGCTGGAGCGGGAGGAGGCCCTGGTCGGTGCGGGCCGGCGCACCCAGCTGCGCTGGCTGGAGGAGGAGCCCGAGGAGGCGGTGGAGCTGGCGGAGGAGGAAGAGGAGGAGTACGGGCACGCGGCGCTTGTCGGCGCATCGTCCTCCGGGGGCATCCTGGCACGGCTGCGCCAGCTCTTCGCGGTGCGACGAAGCTGA
- the rplU gene encoding 50S ribosomal protein L21: protein MYAVIEAGGKQLRVREGDTVRVERLPGAPGDRVTLDRVLLVGDGRTEIGRPLVAGATVRARVLRQGRARKVRVVKYKPKAHYRRRQGHRQAFTELRIEKIELTEAAAAPEQEAVRESPRAARRRRPGVEVREAGGA from the coding sequence GTGTACGCGGTCATCGAGGCAGGGGGAAAGCAGCTGCGTGTGCGGGAAGGAGACACCGTACGCGTGGAGCGGCTGCCTGGGGCTCCGGGGGACCGGGTGACGCTGGACCGCGTCCTGCTGGTGGGCGACGGGAGGACCGAGATCGGCAGGCCTCTGGTCGCCGGCGCCACTGTCCGGGCCCGGGTGCTGCGGCAGGGACGGGCTCGCAAGGTTCGGGTGGTGAAGTACAAGCCGAAGGCGCACTACCGGCGGCGGCAGGGGCACCGTCAGGCCTTCACGGAGCTGCGCATCGAGAAGATCGAGCTCACCGAGGCGGCCGCGGCCCCTGAGCAGGAGGCTGTCCGGGAGTCCCCGCGAGCGGCGCGCCGGCGGCGGCCAGGGGTGGAGGTCAGAGAGGCGGGAGGCGCGTAG
- the rpmA gene encoding 50S ribosomal protein L27, whose translation MAHKKGGGSSRNGRDSQSKRLGVKAFAGQRVSAGSVLIRQRGTRVRPGRNVGMGRDFTLFALIDGIVAFERRGRDGRQVSVEPLH comes from the coding sequence ATGGCACACAAGAAGGGCGGCGGCAGTTCGCGCAACGGACGGGACAGCCAGAGCAAGCGGCTGGGCGTCAAGGCCTTCGCCGGGCAGCGGGTCAGCGCGGGGTCGGTGCTGATCCGACAGCGCGGCACCCGGGTGCGGCCTGGTCGCAACGTGGGCATGGGCCGGGACTTCACCCTCTTTGCACTGATCGACGGGATCGTGGCCTTTGAGCGCCGCGGCCGCGACGGGCGGCAGGTGAGCGTGGAGCCGTTGCACTGA